CACGTTTAATAGTTTTGATGGCGAGCGGGTATACGGTCAACTCACTTATCCTGAAAATGCAGACCCTTCTCAGCCTATTCCTATTCTAATAGGCGTTCATGGCATGGGGCGTACTTATGTGCGTTGGGTAGAGGGTGAGTTTAAGGGCTCAGACACTCTGGAACAAACGGACGAATTAGCAAGTATGGCGCTTGCTCGAGGTTATGCCGTATTAGCCATCGACTCAAGGAATCACGGTAAACGTAAGAACTTGGATTACAACATAAAAGATGTAATGTATGATTTGTGGTTTTGGGGCAAGAAAGAACCGTACGAGAATATGATCATTGATTCCGTAAAAGATCATAGGGTTTTGCTGGACTGGGTTGTTAATCAGCCACAATTTGACTCAAATAACATTAGTGTGGCGGGTTACAGTATGGGGGGGCAAATAAGTTTAATATTGGCCTCATTAGATAAGCGAGTCAATAAAGTCTTATCAATTGTTCCTCCTGCGTCAAAAGATACGGTGGCGAGAGTATCACCTTTAAATTTTGTTACGCGACTAAGCACTGCAAAAGTTTGGTTAGTGACAGCTGATAATGATGAATATGCGAGTGTCGAGGATAACGCCATTTTATTTGATGCCCTCAATGTACCCAATAAGCACCATATCGAGATAGCCGGCGAACATATCTTGCCTGAAGGGTATTATAAAGAATTAAAAGGTTGGTATTAATGGTAGTAAGTTCGCAACTACGCGTATTGTTAGTTGAAGATAACATCGGCATAGCAAATAATATTGCTGACTATTTTACAATGCATGATGCAGTCATTGATTTTGCGTATAAAGGTAAGCACGGTTGCGAACTTGCTGCTTCTCAATACTACCACTGTATTATTTTAGATATTATGTTGCCCGACATTGAAGGGTTAGAAGTCT
The Thalassotalea hakodatensis genome window above contains:
- a CDS encoding alpha/beta hydrolase family protein, with the protein product MKTKKIFNIVLVITVILLISGVSWYTVFGLKAYKVNVQELEELYSYQKQAVNVNLTALEKGQFNITFNSFDGERVYGQLTYPENADPSQPIPILIGVHGMGRTYVRWVEGEFKGSDTLEQTDELASMALARGYAVLAIDSRNHGKRKNLDYNIKDVMYDLWFWGKKEPYENMIIDSVKDHRVLLDWVVNQPQFDSNNISVAGYSMGGQISLILASLDKRVNKVLSIVPPASKDTVARVSPLNFVTRLSTAKVWLVTADNDEYASVEDNAILFDALNVPNKHHIEIAGEHILPEGYYKELKGWY